Proteins encoded together in one Spirochaetota bacterium window:
- a CDS encoding sodium-dependent transporter, translating into MANREHWGSKIGFVLAAAGSAIGLGNVWKFPYVTGANGGAAFVFVYLVSVLILGLPIMIAELVIGRHTEKDPVGAFKQIAGGTTWEFVGYLGVLSGFFILSFCSVVGGWTIGYIVKSITGSMSTVTETSQAAVVFKEYVANPYLSILYHVLFMLSCMYIVIKGIKNGIEKWSKILMPMLFLILIVLIVRGITMEGSLEGIIFFLNPDFSKITIDSVLSALGQSFFSLSLGMGAMITYGSYLSRKDKILHSALWIVVLDTLVAILAGLAIFPSVFAMSLSPQEGPGLIFHVIPAVFARMPLGQFFEFLFFVLLFIAALTSGISLLEVVVAYITDEKGWSRNKAVLIMGSIITLLGIPSALSFGTLREFTILNNTFFDFMDKLTSNYMLPIGGFFIAICLGWKYGLENTIHELDPDTRIISLKELWAFMIKFVSPFILFIVFFMLIKDDIMVLLSKIF; encoded by the coding sequence ATGGCAAATAGGGAACACTGGGGCTCAAAAATTGGATTTGTGCTGGCTGCGGCTGGTTCTGCAATTGGGTTGGGTAATGTATGGAAATTTCCATATGTTACAGGTGCAAATGGAGGAGCAGCTTTCGTGTTTGTATATCTGGTCTCAGTACTTATATTGGGTTTGCCAATAATGATTGCCGAACTTGTAATAGGGCGCCATACAGAAAAAGACCCTGTTGGTGCATTTAAGCAAATAGCGGGTGGTACAACATGGGAATTTGTTGGGTATTTAGGGGTACTATCGGGATTTTTTATCTTGTCTTTCTGCAGTGTTGTTGGTGGATGGACAATAGGGTATATAGTAAAAAGTATAACTGGATCCATGTCTACTGTTACTGAAACTTCCCAGGCAGCAGTGGTGTTTAAGGAGTATGTTGCCAATCCGTATCTTTCAATATTGTATCATGTATTGTTTATGCTTTCATGCATGTATATTGTTATAAAAGGTATAAAAAATGGTATTGAAAAGTGGAGCAAAATTCTGATGCCCATGTTGTTTTTGATTTTAATTGTACTCATTGTTCGTGGCATAACAATGGAAGGGAGTCTTGAAGGAATTATTTTCTTTTTAAATCCCGATTTTTCAAAGATAACAATAGATTCTGTACTTTCGGCGTTGGGGCAGTCTTTTTTTAGTTTAAGCTTAGGTATGGGTGCAATGATTACTTACGGAAGCTATCTTTCGCGAAAAGATAAAATCTTGCATTCAGCATTGTGGATAGTGGTGCTTGATACATTAGTTGCAATCCTTGCAGGGCTTGCAATTTTTCCTTCAGTATTTGCGATGTCGCTATCGCCCCAAGAAGGTCCAGGGCTTATATTTCATGTAATTCCAGCAGTGTTTGCCCGTATGCCTCTGGGTCAGTTTTTTGAATTTTTGTTTTTTGTACTTCTTTTCATTGCTGCACTTACTTCAGGAATTTCTTTGCTTGAAGTTGTTGTTGCATATATTACCGATGAAAAAGGATGGAGCCGAAATAAAGCTGTTCTTATTATGGGCAGCATAATCACCTTATTAGGAATACCTTCAGCTCTATCATTTGGAACTTTGCGCGAATTTACAATACTCAACAATACGTTTTTTGATTTTATGGATAAATTAACATCAAATTACATGCTTCCAATTGGAGGGTTTTTTATTGCTATTTGTTTGGGGTGGAAATATGGACTGGAAAATACCATTCATGAACTTGACCCGGATACACGGATTATTTCGCTTAAAGAACTATGGGCATTCATGATTAAATTTGTGTCGCCATTTATTCTCTTTATAGTGTTTTTTATGCTTATAAAAGATGATATCATGGTACTTCTTTCTAAAATTTTTTAA